In Lolium rigidum isolate FL_2022 chromosome 7, APGP_CSIRO_Lrig_0.1, whole genome shotgun sequence, the DNA window CCTGTGCGCTCTTCTCAAACAAGAAATCAGACGAGGGAAAATCCGGGCCTTCACTCTCCACGGGGAAACAAGAGCACAGCCCAGTGAGTCTCCCACAGCCGCAGATCTCCACGCCTGATCTTTTTCCTCAGTagtccaaaagaaaagaaaaaaatagtctCCTCGTTGCCGAAATGAGGAGCTCGAGATCTCTCCTGGCCTCGGCAGCggcggtgctgctgctgctgtcgctGGCGGCTGCGGCGGACATGTCGATCGTGTCGTACGAGGAGAGGAGCGAGGAGGAGACCCGGCGGGTGTACGCGGAGTGGATGGCGCAGCACGGTAGGActgccggcgaggaggagcgccggttCCAGGTGTTCAGGGAGAACCTGCGGTACATCGACCAGCACAACACCGCCGCTGACGCCGGCCTCCACTCCTTCCGCCTGGGGCTCAACCGCTTCGCCGACATCACCAACCAGGAGTACCGTGCTAGGTACCTCGGTGTTCGGAGCAAGCCGGAGAGGCAGAGGAAGCTGAGCACCAGGTACCAGGCCGAGGACAGCGAGGAGCTGCCGGAGTCGTTCGATTGGAGGGACAAGGGAGCGGTTGTCGAGGTCAAGGACCAGGGCGATTGTGGTGAGCATCCTCGACTTAATCTGTTGCTACTGCTTGTTCTCTTTTTTTTCCCCAGATTATAAAATTTGTTGCAACTATATTGGCATTGTCACCACAAGCCAAAATCTGGCCACTTGCTATTTGTACCAGTATGTAATGAACACAAACTAAAATCTTGAGACAGAGATATGAGGATCCGATCTCAGTTCCTCTATTCCAGGGAGCAGCTGGGCTTTTTCAGCAATAGCAGCCGTTGAAGGAATCAACCAGATTGTTACGGGCCAGCTCATTTCTTTGTCCGAGCAAGAGCTGGTTGACTGTGACACTTTATACAATGCCGGGTGTGATGGAGGTCTAATGGATGATGCATTCGTGTTCATCATGAACAATAATGGGATCGGCACGACACAGGACTACCCTTACATTGCCAAGGGCAACCATTATTGTGCTGCTAACAAGGTGTATATCTCTTGCTTCTCACTTAGTTTCCTTCTAACTTTTACAAGAACATGCACCATATCgccttattgtattgtggcatttGCAGAATAAGACGGCTGTTACGATTGATGACTGCAATGATGTGCCCATGTATAGTGAAAAGAGCCTGCAAAAGGCAGTTTCAAACCAGCCAATCAGTGTTGCAATTGACGGCAGGGGCAGAGAATTCCAACTCTATGAGTCGGTAAGCTATTTTTTCTAGAATTCTGATTCTCCCTGACTAGGCAACACAAGGTTCACTATTGGTACCTCTTTGTTTCAAATAGATGTTTTATCTACTCAATTAGAGAGCTAGGCTATATGCATCAATCAATGAGGCTGGGGCTTCCCCTTTTCGAACAAAAACTCAATTAGAGTGCTCAGTAGTATCTGAGCAAGGTATGAATATGCTAGGTCCTCCCACATAATTGCTTTCATTTGCTCATCCGCCAAATTGGACAATTATTTTCTTAGAATAAAAAGAGAGAACTGTAGACTTTTAGTTGTGTGCAACTGATCAAAGATGACTGACAGCTACAATAGGCGTAATTAATAAGTATTTTATTATATAACAAAAGAAATAGAAATGGTGTCATCTGGTTGCAAGTTGCAACAGCTACAAGCAAGCAGTGACTAATTTCAACACAGTCCCGACTTCCTCATAAGTTGATATTTGATATTATTCAGATAATTTAGAACTTTTTGCTGATCTGGTCCCCATTTCGAGCATGTTTGATAAGCGAGCCACTTTTATGTGTTCCTATTGGTACCTTCCACTTGTGGAAATCAGCAAAGTAGGACATCAGTAAGAACTCTTCTGCTGAAGTGAAAATAGCACTTTCGGATCCACTGCATTGGTactcattctatgaagcatttgcgtTGTACTAACTTTCTTTCCATTGATGAAAGCTGTGTATGTTACAATGTTGTACCATGCGATACAACCGCAAGCTTACCCTCAGCTTTGTGTTCCAAGATTCACATTGCCAATTCGCTCTGTACTGATTACCACATACTGATCTTTCTAGGGTATCTTATCAACCTGCGGATCAGACGTTGACCGTGCAGCCACTGTTGTTGGTTATGGTTCGGAAAATGGCAAGGACTACTGGATCGTGAAGGAGTCGTTGGGCACCGGCTGGGGTGAGTCTGGCTATGTCCGGATGGAGCGTAACGTCAAGACAATCAGTGGCACATGTGGAATCACCTTTTGGCCGTGTTACCCAATCAAGAACCAGACAAAGCCCCTGAACACTGGCCCTAAGCATACCCTTGGCAAGCCGCACCGAGCTTTCTCTGCCGGTGCAGCTATGGGCAAGAAGAGCAGCGTGTGAAGATCTACATCGTGACATCAGCCCTGCCATTGTTCGAAACTGTGTGTGCGTCCAATTATTATTGTGGAGATCATGGTTGGGCCCCCTGGACAAGGAGGTTCTGCGGCGGTTGAGGTTATCTTCTGAAAAATGAGGAGTCCAAAATATGCCATGGTGTCGCTGGGAATGACTTCCAACTTGTGTCCAAGAACAGGGTTTATATTCAGTCGTCTTTTCGAGATCCAAAACAGTTAAGTTCACTATCAGGCTGGAGTAGCTAGAGAGGGCCTGTGCTATTTTACGTTTGTTGATGTTAGAATGCTGACGCCGATGTGAGTCAGTGGGTGTATGTGTGTGGTGTAAAAACATACTCCAATTTCTTCATGAAATTGTGGACCGTGTGGCCCCTTTAATCTACAAAAAACGATTAATAAAAGGAATGCCATAAGCAGATTGCATCATTTATGCATACTCTGTGTTTTTGGTATTTCCTCGGTAGTAGTACTAATGATTTACTCTCTCCCTACCGGCTGAGTTGGCTTCACTTTGAACTACATTAGATTCTTTTGTTGCTCCCATCGTGGCACTGCTATATATTCCCTTGTTGTTTGCTCTCCCATTGGCTTTGAACTTGCTTAAGAATGGTCATTCTAGACATGTAATCACAAACAGGCACACCAAAGATTGTTTATGATTAGGCCAACAGTACATGGTCCTTCCGCTGGTTGTTGCCTCATGTTGCTACTGGCCTGGGTGGGCTTCATGTCTAGAATGGAAGCAGACTGAAGTAGCAGCCAAAAAACTTCAGTCACTCCCAGGTTGTGGATGCTTGACCTTCTGAAAGTGGATCTACCATGACCTCTTtgatttcacgcaaacaatcatcaataTCTGTATCCAAGATCAAGCGCCATATTTCATTGTTTTTTGCACTTTGCACAAAGGTTTCCACATGATAGTACTTAACTATCTCTTGTATTTGTTTTCCTGTAGATGTAGTAAAACCATTTTGCCTTGTTCCAGAAACCCATTCTTCTTTGGCAGCTGCTCAATGTTTATAGAGGGTCTTCAAAAGTTGTCCAGCAGGTATTACTTTTAACTTGTGCTGTGAAGTTTAAAATTCTTAAACAGTGACTACTGAATTACAATTACTTGCCGCACAGTATGGTGCAAAATTGATGATTGTTTTTCTGATGCGTTTTCCCTTTGCTGAACATTACTCATAACTGTAGTCTGTCTGATGGGTTTTCCCTTTGCATGACCGTACAAGTAAAGAAGCAGAAGACATGCGTGTTCTCATTTGATTGTGGTTCATTATTTTGAAGCTTCATGTGGTTCTGTTGTAGTATTGGAGATAGATTTGAATGAAGAATTGAGGATTATCTCTCTGTGTGATCAGTTCCCTTTGATATTGTTCTAGTGTTGCAACAAATTATGATTTATGTGCTGCAGATTCACGAGATGTACCTTGTTTTGattgtttctatgcttgccagTCGATAATAACATTACTCCTGCTGAATATTGTGTAGCCTAATGGTAAATCTTGCTTGCCTAAATAGCAAGCTTTAGGCATGTACAGTTAGCAGACTAAACACAGGGTTGCAGTAACCAACTTCACACATCAACTAAGGTGGTGTTCATAAACAAAAGGATGCTAGCTACAACAGCAGTTCTGAGCTTCATTTAAACAAGCATGTTTACTATAATCTCATAGCTGTGCTAACATAGTACAGCTCCTATTAACTGAAAATCAAAGCAACAGCCGCATGTTCTCTGGTTTTGAGGTCCAGCACTTCCAGCCTTTGCCTTTTATTTAGACAGCCATGCAACAAGACATTTATATACAGAGCAAAGACCAATAACACCTCAAGCCTCtgcattttttttcttcagaatatAGCTTGTACTGTTTCATTGGTCTTAATGTATAGGCTGGCAACGCGATTTTCTTCTTCTGATGAGCACAGCACAAAATGCATGAGATGTGAATTACTTCTCTCACTGAACCTTCCAAACTGTAGCTGAACCCTTCTATTTGATGTTAACTGCACTAACCTTTCTTTCACGGTTTTTTCTTCTTATCATATGTACTAGTAGTACTTTGCTAATTTATTTTAGACTCGGGTCATTTGCTCAAAAACAATTTTAAGCTTTTCAGTGGGATCATCACACATTTTATCCTCTCCTATTTCAGCCAGTAAGGTCAACACAGACGCGCACAAATACAGCAGATAATCTGGTATCCACAGCACGACATCGCATTATATATAACCAGAACGAGTTCTAACGTGCATTATCCTAACAAGGTAAATAGATGAAAGCAACAGCAGAACGGCGTTCCTAAATGAAAGCAACACGGAAACAAAGCTACTCCTAGTCTGATTTAGACATTTTCTTGGCGAGAAGGGAGATTTTCTTTCTCTCATGTTTATTGGTTGGCTTTCTTTTAGCCGTACGTGCGTAGTGCCGGAATCTTGTATAACCCTGTGGGTTCACACACCACAGAACGTCTGCCCCTTTTTCTTAAGCTAAATATATAAATCGGCAGCAGCGGagctggttttttttttgttgaatttgtttgattgCTCATATTGTTTTCTGGC includes these proteins:
- the LOC124670398 gene encoding oryzain alpha chain-like, with the protein product MRSSRSLLASAAAVLLLLSLAAAADMSIVSYEERSEEETRRVYAEWMAQHGRTAGEEERRFQVFRENLRYIDQHNTAADAGLHSFRLGLNRFADITNQEYRARYLGVRSKPERQRKLSTRYQAEDSEELPESFDWRDKGAVVEVKDQGDCGSSWAFSAIAAVEGINQIVTGQLISLSEQELVDCDTLYNAGCDGGLMDDAFVFIMNNNGIGTTQDYPYIAKGNHYCAANKNKTAVTIDDCNDVPMYSEKSLQKAVSNQPISVAIDGRGREFQLYESGILSTCGSDVDRAATVVGYGSENGKDYWIVKESLGTGWGESGYVRMERNVKTISGTCGITFWPCYPIKNQTKPLNTGPKHTLGKPHRAFSAGAAMGKKSSV